CTACCTTCCTTGCAGACCGGCTTTAGGCCGGAAACAACGCTCTCCAGTACGCGCAACTAATATGAGCATGGTAGCCGGAGTCAGCGCATGCAGGTAATAGCGCATGCTGACTGCGATTACACGCATGCTTTGGTCTTAGATCGGCAATGTGGAATTACATCGCAAAACCGTTCCAAGGAATGATTTCAATCAAACCAAGCCAGCGCAACATGGCCGAAGCTATTCCCAACGCAATGATTTCAGGATAAATATAACGTTGTTGGCACCGTCCTTCTCATAAAAACACTGAAGCGCATTTCTTTCAGCAGCACCGTCTGACTGGGAATTGTGTCTTCGCAAGAAGAAGAGGTTATGCGATGAACGATATCGCTAATCAGAGTGTCGGTTTTGGCCGAATTGCGGTTATGATTCCGGTCAAAGAAATGGATGCGGCCTGTCAATTTTACTGCGGCGCATTAGGCTTCAAAAAAGTCTTTGAAAACGGAAACCCGGTGGGTTTCATGATCCTGAAGCGCGACGAAGGTGAATTACACCTCTCACTGCAAAAAGATCACAAAGCCGCGAATTTCAACATTGCTCACATGCTGGTGAAAGACGTCGATGCTATGTACGCAATTTGTAAGCGTCATGGCATGAGGATCATAAAAGGTCTGCAAGACAAAGACTACGGTTTGCGGGCGTTTGTTTTTGAAGACCCGGACGGCAACCGTATCGACGTCGGACAAAAACTTAACAATAACGAAGCAGAATGATGCTTTTTTTGTCGAATATCTAAACTGAAAGCGCTGTATTCTTTTCTGAGATCTAGTGTGCTAGGCAGGGCGGATAAGTCCTGCATAGCAATTTTATTATCGGCAGCGAGCTGTATAGATCCGTCCACGGCGATCGCGGTATTCACATTTACCGTTACGCAGGTTGCGAACCAGCAAACCACTAATAGCGCCAGCGCCCGCACCAATCAGTGCACCACGACCACCACCGGCAATTCCTCCAATAGCAGCACCCGCGACGGTGCCAATACTGACGTCCTTCTCAGTAGTCGTACAGCCTGTAATGATTAGCATTGCAACTAGCGCAATCGAAATTTTACCCATGAAACCCATCCTCTCCGTGTAGTGAACAAAATGCTCATGGTTAGGCCAATCCGGTTCATTTATGAGCACTTTAACATGAATGACATAAATCGGTTTTGTATCTAAGCGCCAATTCTTTCTGAAAGGAAATTTACCTGCCGTGAATTAGCAATAGTTTTGCAGCTAAAGTTGGGAACCTTCTTTAGCTGGTAGCATCAATTTGTATTGTTGCCGTTTCCTTACGAGAACGCCAACAATGAAGTTTGCAGTGCACCAGTGTGCTATTTTACGACGTTCATCTAGATCTATGTGCGAGTAGGCGTGTTGTATGAAGGCTTCTGGCATTGGATAACTCATTGTTATCATTTGCAAGTCGCACTTCAAAC
This sequence is a window from Ochrobactrum quorumnocens. Protein-coding genes within it:
- a CDS encoding VOC family protein yields the protein MNDIANQSVGFGRIAVMIPVKEMDAACQFYCGALGFKKVFENGNPVGFMILKRDEGELHLSLQKDHKAANFNIAHMLVKDVDAMYAICKRHGMRIIKGLQDKDYGLRAFVFEDPDGNRIDVGQKLNNNEAE
- a CDS encoding YMGG-like glycine zipper-containing protein yields the protein MGKISIALVAMLIITGCTTTEKDVSIGTVAGAAIGGIAGGGRGALIGAGAGAISGLLVRNLRNGKCEYRDRRGRIYTARCR